One genomic window of Stieleria sp. JC731 includes the following:
- the argH gene encoding argininosuccinate lyase — translation MDSPSRSGVFQSSTDARLEAFAESISFDKRLYRQDIRGSIAHAEMLKNVGLIEEDDFAKIRDTLRQIETEIEAGDFPIRLELEDIHMHIESVLIERIGDIGRKLHTARSRNDQVSTDARMWIREQLDHVSTLLEELQKAFLGRCEGDFDVILPAYTHLQRAQPVLAPHYWLAYVEKFQRDRDRLADCRTRVNQCPLGVAAVAGTTLPIDRQQTAKALEFDGVTANSLDTSSDRDFIIESAFVLSMIASHLSGWAEEWILWSTVEFGFIKMPHQFCTGSSIMPQKVNPDTLELTRGKSARVMGNLQTLMLLVKNLPLAYNRDLQEDKPPLFDSFDTITAMLELAIPIVAGSELQRERITARIEEGYLDATTLMEWLIKKGIPQRTAHHAVGAIVGAAMEKKIPLAELPISEMQKHASQVDESILESLGTSNAVAAFVSYGSTAPSEVRRQINLWQERLSG, via the coding sequence GTGGACAGTCCCTCTCGTAGTGGTGTTTTTCAGTCCAGCACCGACGCCCGTTTGGAAGCATTTGCGGAATCAATTAGCTTCGACAAGCGGCTGTATCGACAAGATATTCGCGGTTCGATCGCCCATGCCGAGATGCTCAAAAACGTCGGTTTGATTGAAGAAGACGATTTCGCAAAGATCCGCGACACTTTGCGGCAAATCGAAACGGAAATTGAAGCGGGTGACTTTCCGATCCGTTTGGAATTGGAAGACATCCACATGCATATCGAGTCCGTTTTGATCGAGCGGATCGGCGATATCGGGCGAAAGTTGCATACCGCTCGCAGCCGCAACGATCAGGTCAGTACGGACGCCCGAATGTGGATTCGCGAGCAACTTGATCACGTTTCCACGCTTCTAGAAGAACTGCAAAAGGCATTCTTGGGCCGCTGCGAAGGCGACTTTGATGTAATCTTGCCCGCGTATACCCACCTGCAACGTGCCCAACCGGTTCTGGCTCCGCACTACTGGTTGGCCTACGTCGAAAAGTTCCAGCGTGATCGCGATCGACTGGCCGATTGCCGAACCCGTGTCAATCAATGCCCCTTGGGTGTCGCTGCGGTTGCAGGGACGACATTACCGATCGATCGCCAGCAGACGGCGAAGGCACTCGAATTTGACGGTGTCACCGCGAACAGCTTGGACACCAGTAGCGACCGAGACTTCATCATCGAAAGTGCATTCGTGCTTTCGATGATCGCTTCGCACCTTTCCGGCTGGGCCGAAGAATGGATCTTGTGGAGCACCGTGGAGTTTGGCTTTATCAAGATGCCGCATCAGTTCTGTACCGGCAGCAGTATCATGCCGCAAAAGGTCAATCCAGATACTCTGGAACTGACGCGGGGCAAATCAGCACGTGTGATGGGGAACTTGCAAACCTTAATGTTGTTGGTCAAGAACTTGCCACTTGCCTACAACCGTGACCTGCAAGAAGACAAGCCGCCATTGTTCGATTCGTTCGATACCATCACCGCAATGTTGGAATTGGCTATCCCAATTGTTGCCGGAAGCGAGCTGCAGCGTGAGCGTATCACCGCGCGTATCGAAGAGGGCTATCTTGATGCGACCACATTGATGGAATGGCTGATCAAGAAAGGCATTCCTCAGCGAACAGCGCACCATGCTGTCGGTGCGATCGTCGGCGCAGCGATGGAAAAGAAAATTCCGTTGGCTGAGTTGCCGATTAGCGAGATGCAAAAGCACGCCTCCCAAGTTGATGAATCAATTTTGGAAAGCCTTGGGACAAGCAACGCGGTTGCCGCATTTGTTAGCTATGGGTCGACCGCCCCAAGCGAAGTCCGTCGGCAGATCAATCTTTGGCAAGAAAGATTGTCCGGATAG
- a CDS encoding DinB family protein produces MATLSEIMLPEFDREMPRTRDVLAAIPADKMDWQADEKLHTIGWNANHIADCVGWTKHVTDYPEFDIQPEGCQSPTFPALSSPGEVLALFDKNVAEAREAIANVSDEELAKPWSLLMSGQTLFTISKEECLRNWVFNHIVHHRGILSVYLRMAGIEMRSVFGA; encoded by the coding sequence ATGGCGACGCTTTCAGAAATAATGCTGCCCGAATTTGATCGCGAGATGCCACGGACTCGCGACGTCTTGGCGGCCATCCCGGCAGACAAAATGGATTGGCAAGCAGATGAAAAGCTCCATACGATCGGTTGGAACGCGAATCATATCGCCGACTGTGTGGGCTGGACCAAGCACGTGACTGACTATCCCGAGTTTGACATCCAACCCGAAGGTTGCCAGAGCCCAACCTTTCCCGCACTTTCGAGCCCTGGCGAAGTCCTCGCATTGTTTGACAAAAACGTAGCCGAGGCGAGAGAAGCGATTGCGAACGTCAGTGACGAAGAACTTGCGAAACCCTGGTCGCTGCTGATGTCCGGACAAACGCTTTTCACGATTAGCAAAGAAGAGTGCCTAAGAAACTGGGTTTTCAATCACATCGTCCACCACCGTGGAATCCTATCGGTCTATCTACGCATGGCCGGAATCGAGATGCGATCGGTCTTTGGTGCATAA